The Clostridiales bacterium genome contains the following window.
TCGCCCCAGAATGAGCCTGCTGCGACCGAGCCCGCGTCTGGTGAGGCCCCGGAGGCAGAGGCTGCTGAACCGGAGGAGCCGGCGGAGCAGGTAGCCAAGATCGGTGATGCACTTAAGGTCGGAGACCTCGTCTTCACCGTTAACGATGCTGTCATGACGACCGAGCTGAAGAGCCCGCTCGGTAACAAGACCGGCAACTGGATGGTTGTGACGGTCACCGTGAAGAACGAGTCGAAAGAGACGGTCACCATCGACTCTTCGTTCTTCAAGTTGCTCGAAAGCGACGGGACGGTGTACGAGACCGACAGCGATGGACTCATGTACCTCGACACCAACGACAACTTCTTCCTTGAGAAGATCAACCCGAAACTCGAGAAGCAGGGCAAGGTTCTCTTCGCAATCCCGGAGGGTGTCACCGACCTGCAGCTTCAGGTCCAGACCGGCGCTTTCGGGATGGAGAAGGGTATCATCAGCCTGTCCCAGTAGATTCGTTTCTGTGCAGTACGGACTTGAGCGGGGGGTGCCGTCGGGCGCCCCCCGCTTCCTTGTTGGGGCACGGCTAACAAGCGCTTCCAGCAGAAAGCGCCGCCCGTGTGCGGTATGCTCGGGTGGCAAGGCATCGAGGGGCGGCGCTTCAGCTGAAGCGCCGAGACGTTAGACCTACAGAATTGTCCAGCAGGATTCTTGCGGGTCCCTCACGCGTCCTCGGGTACCGGAATCGGCGCGATGAACTCCGCGCGCCTGGCCAAGCGCTCTTCAACCTTGACTGTGAGTGCCCACGTGCCGCCGGCGACCCAGAAAGGCCAGCACCAGAAATCGGTTCCCGTCAGAGCGTTGAGCAGGATAGAACCAAACGCGAGACCCGCCCATACGAGCAGTGCCTTGCGAAAGCGGGCCTTGTAGACGAGGTCGCGAGCCTCGACAGCATCCGGTGATTCCCGGTAGCGCAGGTACGCCCCGCGGAGCCACAAGATGCCCGCGGCGAGCACGGCGAGCAGCGAGAACCCGGCACCCGGATGAACCAGGTCGGTCCAAGCTCCCAGAGCAGTGCTGGCGATCATCACAGCGGCGCCGATGCTCGCACTGATTGCTATGACGTGCAGATCCAGGCGCGCGGTGTATACAGAGGCCGTAGGAATCTTGTCAGCAAGCTCCTCGACAGGCTCGAACTCCGAGACGAGCACAGACAAGTCGCCCACCGATGCAATCGCGACTCCGAGCGCCTCATCCTCGGACTTGCCCTGTGCAACGAGATCGCCCACCTTTGCCGTCAGGTCGGCGATGAGTTCCTCCTGCTGCTCAAGCACCTCGGGTGTCACCTTCACGCCCTGAAAGGCGCCCTGCACGTAGTACTTGATTGCTTCCATGGTCACTCCTTCTCGGCTTCACCGGAGACAAGGCGGTCGATTAGTCGGCGTGCACGCTTCCAGTCGGTCAGGTTGCGCTCGTATGCTTGCCTGCCATCAGCTGTGATTGCGTAGTACTTGCGACGACCGCCCTGGGACTCTTCGCCCCAGTAGGAGCGGATGAGCCCCTGTCCTTCGAGGCGGCGCGCGGCTGAGTACAGGGTCGGCTCCTTGAGTTCGTACTCGTTGTCGGACAAGAGCGCGACCTGCCTGCAGATGTCGTAGCCATAGCGGTCCTCGGCGCTCAGTAGGCCAAGTACGATGGTGTCGATGTGTCCTCTGATGAGGTCGCTGCTGATCGGTGTGTCGCCCACATCCGCACCTCCTTTCGACAACAACATGATGCATACTACTGTGTCTGTCAAGGTAGTATGCATGGCAAGTTTGCCAGTCGAAATGTCAACTGATCTGAGGTCTAACAAGCGCTTCCACACAGACGGCGCGCTGCGTGCGTTAGACTCGGGTGGCAAGCGCTAGCCGGCGCGCCGCTGGTGAAGCGCCAAGACGTTGGACAGACGGGGGACACGGGTGAGAGCCTCGAAGCTTATTGCGGTCGGACTGCTCTCGGCGATCATCTTGGCCTCGGGCTGCGTGCCGGGTTCAGCGCAACGGACGAGCAGTGATCCGGCCGAGCCCGCGCTGACGCCCGCCGTCGCGCCCACAGCCGAACCGCTTGAGGGATATGAGCTGCCGCTCGATGTCGCCACACTCGAGGCGGACATGGGCGATCCAAGCTCGATAGAGCGCCCTTCGGCGGACGACCCCAGCCCCTGGGGCCAGTGGTTGGTGTGGGACCGTCCTGACGGCACGCGGTTTCGCGCCCTCGCGGGCGACTACAGCCCCGACTCCACCGACAGCACCGCGGGCGTGTCCTACATTGAACTTCGCGCGAGTCCGCAGCTGGAGTCAGGAACGACGGTCGCGACGCCCACGATCCACGGCTTCACTCTGAACGGGACCGACATCCGTGAGGTCGACGAGGCTCTGCCCGAAAGCACGCCCAGCATGATGCACGACCGGCCTGAACTCGACCCCGATGATGTCTACCACGCATCGATCCTCTACGAGCAGGACGGGCTGTACACGTACTTCTTCTTCGATGACGTGGGCATGCTGGTTGGCGTGGGCCAGGCGGTGTTCTACATGGACGGCGCTGACTAGCCGCTGTCCAACAAGCGCATCCAGCGGACGGCGTGAACCGCTAGAGTGAATGCAGGCTTATCGGCCGCCGCTGATGCGCTACATCGTTAGCGCGACGGCCGGGGACCGTGAGGCGGGCTGACAGGCTCGCACGTACGCAGGGTCGAACAGCGGGGAGCGCAGGGGCGTTGCTCCTCGCCGCTAGCCGCTTTACTGAGTGAGGCTCGGTTTGCACGCGCCCGGGTGCCGCTCAGCGCGAAGGCGGGATACGGGCGATGCGGAAGCGCCCGGCGCGCAGAGCGTCACCGCCCGCTTTACGTTGTCGCGGCCACGCCGCTAACCAGCGCTTCAACTCGACGCGCAGGAGATTGGCGTATCCTGTAAAGGCAAGCCGCGCGAGTTAAGCGCCAAATCGTTAGGCCTACGTGAGGTGTCTCGGTTGGACAGACGTTGGCTCATTGGCTTCGCTTTCTTGGTCGCGCTAGTTGCCGCCAGTCTTCTCGGCGTGTTCACTGATCGGTTTGCCCTTGAGGCCGTTGCGGTCCTCGTCGTTGTTGCCCTTCTTGCGGGGATCCTGCCGTTCACCTTCGGCGCGATCGTTCAGCTGGCACTGCGGGAACGGGTGCTTCCGTCGGCGGCTCTTTGGCTCGGCTCAGCCGCTTTCGTTATTCTCACTGTCCTCACCGGTCAGCCCGAACTCACACTATTTGGCTCCCGCGTCCCCGGATACATGTTCCTGTTCGT
Protein-coding sequences here:
- a CDS encoding DUF4352 domain-containing protein; amino-acid sequence: MAEETVGKTKKPFYKKWWFWAIVVLVVIAAASSGGGDDTNTAESPQNEPAATEPASGEAPEAEAAEPEEPAEQVAKIGDALKVGDLVFTVNDAVMTTELKSPLGNKTGNWMVVTVTVKNESKETVTIDSSFFKLLESDGTVYETDSDGLMYLDTNDNFFLEKINPKLEKQGKVLFAIPEGVTDLQLQVQTGAFGMEKGIISLSQ
- a CDS encoding helix-turn-helix transcriptional regulator: MLLSKGGADVGDTPISSDLIRGHIDTIVLGLLSAEDRYGYDICRQVALLSDNEYELKEPTLYSAARRLEGQGLIRSYWGEESQGGRRKYYAITADGRQAYERNLTDWKRARRLIDRLVSGEAEKE